A genomic window from Treponema maltophilum ATCC 51939 includes:
- a CDS encoding peptide ABC transporter substrate-binding protein: MKKSVYTAIALLCTLMLTLASASCAGGGGAKGAEFIFNNGTEPQSLDPSKIEGVPEHRLYMALFEGLVCYDPKTSRPVPGVAESWSRNDTQDVVTFKLRDCTWSDGTKITAQTFVDSWLYYLSPETAATYAYMPAMVIKGAAEYNAGTAGKEAVGIRAVDEKTFEVTLVGPVPYAVDMMAHYSFSPLPMHAIQKNGADWIKPGKFVGNGPFVLEKWIPQDKITLVPNKKYWNKDNVHISRITALPIENDTTAYQKFKSGEIDWATNISIEMLDEIKLRDDYHPAPMTTTYYYYLNINNKVLSDVRVRKALSMSFDRKELVEKVTRAGQIPTTALVPPMEGYTVAKGNDFNVAEAKKLLAQAGYPNGKGFPKMTVIYNTNEGHKKIAEFMQQQWKTNLGINIELANLEWATFIDKRQANDFEIGRAGWSADYQDPSNFLELFLSTGGNNDGRYNNKEYDALLDKASKMPAGSDRMAVLNEAEEMVITRDQAVIPFYYYVSPNMIDLTKWDGWYVNTMDIHPWVGLKKK, translated from the coding sequence ATGAAGAAAAGTGTTTACACCGCTATTGCGCTGTTGTGCACGCTTATGCTGACTTTGGCATCGGCAAGCTGTGCAGGCGGCGGCGGTGCCAAGGGTGCCGAATTTATTTTTAATAACGGTACCGAACCCCAGTCTTTGGATCCGTCCAAAATCGAAGGCGTTCCCGAACATCGTCTGTACATGGCGCTGTTTGAAGGTCTGGTATGCTACGACCCCAAAACAAGCCGCCCCGTTCCCGGTGTGGCGGAAAGCTGGAGCCGCAATGACACGCAAGACGTTGTTACCTTTAAACTCCGCGACTGCACGTGGAGCGACGGTACCAAAATTACCGCTCAAACCTTTGTGGATTCATGGCTTTACTATTTATCTCCCGAAACCGCGGCGACCTATGCATATATGCCCGCAATGGTTATCAAGGGTGCCGCCGAATACAATGCCGGAACCGCCGGTAAAGAAGCGGTCGGAATCCGTGCCGTTGATGAAAAAACTTTTGAAGTAACCTTGGTGGGTCCGGTTCCCTATGCGGTTGACATGATGGCTCACTATTCGTTCTCTCCGCTTCCCATGCACGCCATTCAAAAAAACGGCGCCGATTGGATTAAACCCGGTAAATTCGTAGGCAACGGTCCTTTCGTGCTTGAAAAATGGATTCCGCAGGATAAGATTACCCTCGTTCCGAATAAAAAATACTGGAATAAAGATAACGTACATATTTCGCGCATTACGGCACTGCCGATTGAAAACGACACTACCGCTTATCAAAAATTCAAAAGCGGTGAAATCGATTGGGCAACCAATATTTCCATCGAAATGCTCGATGAAATCAAATTGCGTGACGACTATCATCCGGCACCCATGACCACGACCTATTACTACTATTTGAACATCAACAATAAGGTGTTGAGTGATGTGCGCGTACGCAAAGCTTTAAGCATGTCTTTTGACCGAAAAGAATTGGTTGAAAAAGTAACCCGCGCAGGGCAGATTCCCACAACGGCTCTTGTACCTCCGATGGAAGGTTACACGGTTGCAAAAGGGAACGATTTTAATGTTGCCGAAGCTAAAAAATTGCTTGCACAGGCCGGCTATCCCAACGGAAAAGGCTTCCCGAAGATGACCGTTATTTACAATACGAACGAAGGCCACAAGAAGATCGCCGAATTTATGCAACAGCAGTGGAAAACCAACTTGGGTATCAATATTGAGCTTGCAAACCTGGAATGGGCAACTTTTATCGATAAGCGGCAGGCAAACGATTTTGAAATCGGCCGCGCAGGTTGGAGTGCCGACTATCAGGATCCGTCGAACTTTTTGGAACTGTTTTTATCGACCGGAGGAAACAACGATGGCCGCTACAATAACAAAGAATACGATGCTTTACTCGACAAGGCTTCCAAAATGCCCGCAGGTTCCGATCGCATGGCGGTTTTAAATGAGGCCGAAGAAATGGTAATTACCCGCGATCAAGCCGTTATTCCTTTCTATTACTATGTTTCGCCGAATATGATCGACCTTACTAAGTGGGACGGCTGGTATGTAAATACCATGGATATCCACCCCTGGGTCGGGTTGAAGAAAAAATAA
- a CDS encoding ABC transporter permease has product MKPVSLWDDAWKRLRKNKMALIGLYTVGFYILMALFAPLLPVYPYEEQYLAHIYLPPSFKPAGEVLLSQKRAYTAKLMAKEKRSEYTEQERAEFEALERDIQTNPMHKRHYLLGTDSLGRDVLSRTIYGGRISIAIGLLGTVTALFIGVTLGAVAGYAGGWIDSALMRFVDIMYGLPYMLIVIIMMAILGRNIFILFIAIALISWLTIARVVRGQIISLKNSEFVEAARSMGASSGRIIFKHLLPNTLGIIIVYSTLSMPSFIMSESFLSFLGLGVSAPLASWGSLVSDGVKGMELYPWLLLVPAIAMTVFLFAMNFLGDGLRDSFDPQSKNKV; this is encoded by the coding sequence ATGAAACCCGTTTCTCTGTGGGACGACGCATGGAAACGGCTGCGAAAAAATAAAATGGCACTGATCGGATTGTATACAGTCGGCTTTTATATTTTGATGGCGCTTTTTGCGCCGCTTTTACCCGTCTACCCGTATGAAGAACAATACCTTGCGCATATTTATCTGCCGCCGTCTTTTAAACCCGCAGGAGAAGTGCTGCTTTCGCAAAAGCGCGCATATACGGCAAAACTTATGGCAAAAGAAAAACGTTCGGAATATACCGAACAGGAACGCGCGGAATTCGAAGCACTCGAACGCGACATACAGACCAACCCTATGCACAAAAGGCATTACCTGCTCGGAACCGACAGCCTTGGACGCGACGTACTTTCGCGCACTATTTACGGAGGACGCATTTCGATCGCGATAGGACTTTTGGGAACGGTAACCGCCCTGTTTATCGGCGTTACACTCGGAGCGGTCGCGGGCTATGCCGGCGGTTGGATAGACAGCGCGCTGATGCGCTTTGTAGACATTATGTACGGCTTGCCGTACATGCTTATCGTCATCATCATGATGGCGATTTTGGGGCGCAATATTTTTATTTTGTTTATCGCCATAGCGCTTATTTCGTGGTTGACGATCGCGCGTGTTGTTCGCGGACAAATTATCAGTTTAAAAAATTCGGAATTCGTCGAAGCTGCCCGCTCGATGGGAGCAAGTTCGGGCCGGATTATTTTTAAACACTTGCTGCCGAACACGCTGGGCATCATCATCGTCTATTCGACGCTTTCCATGCCCTCGTTTATTATGAGCGAAAGCTTTTTGTCTTTTTTGGGCTTGGGAGTTTCGGCGCCGCTTGCGTCGTGGGGATCTTTGGTATCGGACGGCGTAAAGGGAATGGAATTGTACCCGTGGCTGCTTTTGGTTCCGGCAATCGCGATGACCGTCTTTTTATTCGCGATGAATTTTTTAGGCGACGGCTTACGCGACTCTTTCGATCCGCAAAGCAAAAACAAGGTTTGA
- a CDS encoding ABC transporter ATP-binding protein, with protein MEKTQIKGEVILQVKDLKTYFNTDEGIVKAVDGITFDLHKGETMGIVGESGSGKSVTNLSIMNLIPDPPGKIVGGEVFFHGEDLLKLNEKQIQKIRGNKISMIFQDPMTSLNPFLRISTQMTETIVLHQGLNKKEAKLKAIEMLKLAGIPAPEKRIDNYPHQFSGGMRQRVMIAMGLSCNPEILIADEPTSALDVTIQAQILELMQDLSKRLGTAVIMITHSLGVVAGMCNTICVMYAGRIVERGNTEDIFKNPKHPYTCGLIQSVPRLDKENTERLYSIPGQPPNVIDLPPCCPFFPRCSKAMDICKKKYPPLKDFGGGHCASCWLYADKKAE; from the coding sequence ATGGAAAAGACACAGATAAAAGGCGAAGTTATTTTACAGGTAAAAGACCTGAAAACCTATTTTAATACGGACGAAGGAATCGTAAAAGCCGTAGACGGCATTACTTTCGATTTGCATAAGGGCGAAACGATGGGAATCGTCGGCGAATCGGGATCGGGAAAAAGCGTTACAAACCTTTCGATTATGAACCTGATCCCCGACCCGCCCGGAAAAATTGTCGGCGGCGAAGTGTTCTTCCACGGCGAAGACTTGCTCAAGTTGAACGAAAAGCAAATTCAAAAAATTCGCGGGAACAAAATATCGATGATCTTCCAAGACCCGATGACCAGCTTGAATCCGTTTTTGCGCATTTCCACACAAATGACGGAAACCATTGTTTTGCATCAAGGTTTGAATAAAAAAGAAGCAAAATTGAAGGCGATAGAAATGCTCAAACTGGCCGGTATTCCCGCCCCCGAAAAGCGCATAGACAATTACCCGCACCAGTTTTCAGGCGGCATGAGGCAGCGCGTTATGATTGCGATGGGACTTTCGTGTAATCCTGAAATCCTTATCGCCGACGAACCGACTTCCGCGCTCGACGTAACGATTCAAGCGCAGATTCTCGAACTTATGCAGGATCTTTCGAAGCGTTTGGGAACGGCCGTCATTATGATAACCCACTCGCTGGGCGTCGTCGCCGGCATGTGCAATACCATCTGCGTTATGTATGCGGGGCGCATTGTGGAGCGCGGCAACACCGAAGACATTTTCAAAAACCCCAAGCATCCGTACACGTGCGGTCTTATTCAATCCGTTCCCCGCCTCGACAAAGAGAATACCGAACGATTGTATTCGATACCGGGACAGCCGCCGAACGTTATAGACCTTCCGCCGTGCTGCCCCTTCTTTCCGCGCTGCAGCAAGGCGATGGACATATGCAAAAAAAAGTACCCGCCGCTTAAAGATTTCGGCGGCGGACATTGCGCGTCTTGCTGGCTGTATGCCGATAAAAAAGCCGAATAA
- the oppB gene encoding oligopeptide ABC transporter permease OppB: protein MGKFIFRRILGLIPTMFLIVTLSFFLIRLAPGGPFSREKKVPPEVMQNLLKKYHMDEPLFKQYLRYMGDVLRGDLGPSFKNKDYTVNELIFTSLPNSLILGIVSLCVALILGVTVGIISALNRNTRIDYAAMSAAVIGISIPLFVVGPVLMLVFAMILKWLPTSGWITGRAGLKTLIMPAITLSFPYFAYIARLSRASILEVLRSDYIRTARAKGLKQSVVICKHVLKGAMLPIVSYLGPAFAGIVTGSVVVEQIFLVPGLGNFFVKSALNRDYTLIMGTVIVYSLILVVMNLVVDIIYGLLDPRISYK from the coding sequence ATGGGAAAATTCATATTCCGCCGGATTTTAGGTTTGATTCCGACGATGTTTTTAATTGTAACGCTCAGTTTCTTTTTAATACGGTTGGCTCCGGGAGGTCCTTTTTCGCGCGAAAAAAAGGTTCCGCCCGAAGTAATGCAAAACCTCCTAAAAAAATACCACATGGACGAACCGCTCTTTAAACAGTATTTGCGCTATATGGGCGATGTTTTACGCGGAGATTTGGGACCGTCTTTTAAAAACAAGGATTACACCGTTAACGAACTCATTTTTACCAGTTTGCCGAATTCTCTGATTCTCGGTATTGTTTCGCTTTGTGTCGCTCTGATTTTAGGGGTAACCGTAGGAATTATATCGGCTTTAAATCGGAATACGCGGATTGATTATGCCGCAATGTCTGCGGCCGTTATCGGTATATCGATACCGCTGTTCGTCGTGGGACCGGTACTTATGCTCGTTTTTGCGATGATTTTAAAATGGCTGCCTACTTCCGGGTGGATAACCGGCCGCGCGGGGTTAAAAACCCTGATAATGCCCGCAATTACGCTGTCTTTTCCGTATTTTGCCTACATAGCCCGCTTAAGCCGCGCAAGCATTTTGGAAGTACTGCGCTCGGACTACATCCGCACGGCGCGGGCAAAGGGCTTAAAACAATCGGTCGTCATATGCAAACACGTATTAAAGGGAGCGATGCTTCCGATTGTCAGCTATTTGGGACCGGCTTTTGCCGGCATCGTTACCGGTTCGGTAGTCGTGGAACAAATCTTTCTCGTCCCCGGCTTGGGTAATTTTTTCGTAAAGTCGGCTTTAAACCGCGACTACACCCTTATTATGGGAACGGTTATCGTATATTCACTCATTTTGGTCGTGATGAATTTAGTCGTTGATATTATATACGGATTGCTCGATCCGCGTATTTCATATAAATAG